A part of Candidatus Electrothrix aestuarii genomic DNA contains:
- a CDS encoding DnaJ domain-containing protein — MQSEQILIQKIASRPSTEELILFIAENDAMTKTCSLLHKALTRDDKKKLREISELCQRYNISVSYLTRELNHIQSIFGPQQITSDDHKRLGLQPGASIAEIKQAYRRLSIQHHPDTSSKSDPALFIEITKSYRRLVDQKPGNEHAATSASSAWRYKKKASPRQQPSKKYIYFISLLSGGILLVILTLSFYYQKRVMLNNLGKVSSPSTHKQVEKATEEVSKTGPSSPAQPQFQFSQPSTQPAHYQLPEPPIHIAEKTQERSPVLQKSTKIIIPSPSSTVNLEQSPIDGAANTETEANSTIPSQNLGDSVNEENDNSLVQQSTVEGVNPPPEVAAVAGQEAPFAEIFKHIESSKKNPDVPPGAASEVASNNSKNEDKKSLFAGKKHQQPIVIKAKNKKIQKKTRARAEVKQQQPLQEKSPMELLRKFISNYTATYARKDIQKFSLLFTKDAQENGTPFSKMRNKYIQLFQAVQSIDYHIDVLGTDIQDGGSVATVTGRFRVKLIYSPDKIRDNSGTLTFFLVKNNEDFKVKGLSYNLDPKW; from the coding sequence ATGCAGTCCGAACAGATCCTTATTCAAAAAATCGCTTCACGTCCATCAACTGAAGAGCTTATCCTCTTTATTGCTGAAAACGATGCAATGACAAAGACTTGTTCTCTATTGCATAAAGCGCTAACGCGCGACGACAAAAAAAAACTTAGAGAAATAAGCGAACTTTGCCAAAGATATAATATATCAGTTAGCTACCTCACTCGCGAACTCAATCATATTCAGAGTATCTTTGGGCCTCAACAAATCACAAGCGATGACCACAAGCGACTTGGCCTGCAACCAGGTGCGAGCATTGCGGAAATTAAGCAGGCATATCGAAGGCTCAGTATACAACACCATCCTGACACCTCAAGCAAGAGTGACCCTGCACTATTTATCGAAATAACAAAATCCTACCGTCGACTTGTAGACCAGAAGCCTGGAAATGAACACGCAGCCACATCAGCATCCTCCGCCTGGAGATACAAAAAAAAGGCATCTCCTCGCCAGCAACCTTCCAAAAAATACATCTATTTTATATCACTACTCAGTGGAGGAATTTTACTCGTTATATTAACACTCTCGTTTTATTATCAAAAACGAGTCATGCTCAATAACCTCGGTAAAGTATCATCTCCATCCACTCACAAACAAGTAGAGAAAGCAACAGAGGAAGTGAGTAAAACAGGGCCCAGCTCTCCTGCTCAACCCCAATTCCAATTTTCTCAGCCGAGTACACAGCCTGCTCATTATCAATTACCTGAGCCTCCAATACATATTGCAGAAAAAACACAAGAGCGTTCTCCTGTTTTACAGAAATCTACAAAAATTATCATCCCAAGCCCATCTTCCACAGTAAATCTGGAGCAATCCCCTATCGATGGAGCAGCAAACACAGAAACTGAAGCGAACTCTACCATACCCTCTCAGAATCTTGGTGATAGCGTCAATGAAGAAAACGATAACTCTTTGGTTCAACAATCTACAGTAGAAGGAGTAAATCCCCCCCCTGAGGTCGCTGCTGTTGCTGGACAGGAAGCTCCCTTTGCAGAGATCTTCAAGCACATAGAATCCAGTAAAAAAAATCCTGATGTTCCTCCAGGAGCTGCTAGCGAAGTAGCCAGTAATAATTCAAAAAACGAAGACAAAAAATCCCTTTTTGCGGGAAAAAAGCATCAGCAACCCATTGTCATAAAAGCAAAGAACAAGAAAATCCAGAAAAAAACTAGAGCCAGAGCGGAGGTCAAACAGCAGCAGCCCCTTCAAGAAAAATCTCCTATGGAGCTTCTCAGAAAATTTATCAGCAATTATACGGCTACATATGCCAGGAAGGATATACAAAAATTCTCGCTGCTGTTTACAAAAGACGCCCAGGAAAATGGTACTCCATTTTCAAAAATGCGTAATAAATACATCCAGCTTTTTCAAGCTGTGCAGTCTATAGATTATCATATTGATGTACTGGGCACGGACATACAAGATGGAGGAAGTGTAGCCACCGTAACAGGACGATTTCGAGTAAAGCTCATATACTCCCCTGATAAGATCAGGGATAATAGCGGGACACTCACCTTTTTTCTTGTGAAAAATAATGAGGATTTTAAAGTCAAAGGGCTTTCCTACAATCTTGATCCCAAGTGGTAG
- a CDS encoding adenylosuccinate synthetase: MIHHKAVIGAGFGDEGKGMFTDYLCRNAEHPLVIRFSGGQQAGHTVVHKGIRHVFSNFGSGTLRGAPSYFAKFCTIDPVGIINELDALLEKGVEPLLFIDAECPVTTPYDIRYNQQNHPHGSCGVGVGATFNREEHFYSLTFADLFYPWVLETRLQLIRDFYREYITDADDVEVDDFLHCCSVITRSPWVRISRGLPPGESGEFSDYIYEGSQGLLLDQHYGFFPYVTRAHTGTKNILALCMAEKLDIYLVTRAYQTRHGDGPMSNEGLPHTIQQNPLETNVRNHFQGKFRRSLLDLSLLEYAIQRDKLIFSASDKKFVITCLDHIRDDHQFTLQGQIFHFKNESEFIERIARHLRIKTVYTSSSEDCTEIIRKDF, from the coding sequence ATGATACACCATAAAGCTGTCATCGGAGCGGGATTCGGTGACGAAGGCAAGGGGATGTTCACCGATTATCTTTGCCGGAATGCTGAACACCCCTTGGTTATCCGTTTTTCCGGTGGTCAACAAGCCGGGCATACGGTGGTTCATAAGGGGATCCGCCATGTGTTCTCTAATTTCGGCTCAGGTACCTTGCGTGGAGCGCCCAGTTATTTTGCAAAGTTCTGCACGATTGATCCGGTAGGGATTATTAATGAGCTTGATGCACTCCTAGAAAAAGGCGTGGAGCCCTTACTCTTTATTGATGCAGAGTGCCCGGTCACAACCCCTTACGATATCCGCTATAATCAGCAGAACCATCCTCATGGGAGCTGCGGAGTCGGGGTTGGGGCTACCTTCAATAGAGAAGAGCATTTCTACTCTCTTACTTTTGCCGATCTCTTCTATCCCTGGGTGCTGGAAACCCGTCTTCAACTTATCCGTGATTTTTATCGAGAGTATATCACTGATGCAGATGATGTAGAAGTAGATGACTTTTTACATTGTTGTTCGGTGATTACCAGATCCCCTTGGGTGCGGATAAGTCGTGGGCTTCCTCCTGGGGAATCAGGAGAGTTCAGCGATTATATTTACGAAGGCTCACAAGGCCTCTTACTTGACCAGCATTATGGTTTTTTCCCCTATGTAACCCGTGCTCATACGGGAACGAAGAATATTCTTGCTCTCTGCATGGCTGAGAAGCTGGATATATATTTGGTGACCCGGGCCTATCAGACACGACATGGGGATGGGCCCATGAGCAACGAAGGGCTCCCACATACTATTCAGCAAAATCCCTTGGAAACCAATGTGCGTAATCATTTTCAGGGGAAATTCAGACGAAGCCTGCTTGACCTTTCTCTCTTAGAATACGCAATCCAACGAGATAAATTAATTTTTTCTGCTTCTGATAAAAAATTCGTAATTACCTGCCTTGATCACATCAGAGATGATCACCAATTCACTCTGCAGGGACAAATTTTTCATTTCAAGAACGAGAGCGAGTTTATTGAAAGGATAGCGAGACATCTGAGAATAAAGACCGTCTACACCAGTAGCTCAGAGGATTGCACTGAGATTATCAGGAAGGATTTCTAG
- a CDS encoding phosphatidylserine decarboxylase family protein has product MKKPEIPIAREGLPFILFAAFATLICALLGSVSATCLGLVATFFVTWFFRDPFRILPVDKNAIICPADGKVIAVKEMFDERFLREEVVRVSIFMNVFNVHVNRVPFAGTVERVLFKPGMFYSADKHQAALHNEYCAMIVSTENQQRYAAVQIAGLIARRIVCWAEPGDRLEGGQRYGLIRFGSRVDLYLPKGIEVTVSEGRKVRAGETVLGRM; this is encoded by the coding sequence ATGAAAAAACCTGAAATTCCTATTGCCCGGGAAGGGCTTCCCTTTATCCTGTTTGCTGCCTTTGCTACCCTGATTTGTGCTCTTTTAGGGTCTGTATCCGCTACTTGCCTCGGCCTGGTGGCAACATTTTTTGTGACTTGGTTCTTTCGTGATCCTTTTCGTATTCTTCCGGTTGATAAGAATGCCATTATTTGCCCGGCAGATGGCAAGGTCATTGCTGTGAAGGAAATGTTTGATGAGCGTTTTCTCCGCGAGGAGGTTGTCAGGGTCTCGATTTTTATGAACGTGTTTAACGTGCATGTCAATCGGGTACCCTTTGCCGGAACTGTTGAGCGGGTGCTGTTTAAGCCGGGTATGTTCTATTCAGCAGATAAGCATCAGGCTGCTTTGCATAATGAGTACTGTGCCATGATTGTGAGCACGGAAAATCAACAGAGATATGCTGCCGTGCAGATTGCAGGTCTTATCGCCCGCCGTATTGTTTGCTGGGCTGAACCGGGCGATCGTTTAGAAGGCGGACAACGTTACGGGCTGATTCGTTTTGGCTCACGGGTGGACCTCTATCTGCCCAAAGGAATTGAGGTTACTGTCAGTGAAGGACGTAAGGTCCGGGCCGGAGAAACCGTACTGGGAAGAATGTAG
- a CDS encoding PIN domain-containing protein: MWKARVNKNATRETLRVGRLSGYRNCFRFNPPVGRFVLQLFSNVTVVPNLLLSETSLEQAYQLCREIDEKDTVYVAAAIELDLVLVTNDRVLYSGLRERNFSGIALLNDVVDTLPRMP; this comes from the coding sequence TTGTGGAAAGCAAGAGTAAACAAGAATGCAACAAGAGAAACTCTTCGGGTCGGCAGGTTAAGTGGATACCGCAATTGCTTCCGTTTTAATCCGCCCGTAGGGCGTTTTGTTCTGCAGCTGTTCAGCAATGTAACAGTCGTCCCTAATCTTCTTCTGTCGGAAACCTCCCTTGAACAGGCATATCAGCTGTGCAGAGAGATTGATGAAAAAGATACGGTTTATGTTGCAGCCGCTATAGAGCTTGACCTTGTTCTGGTAACGAATGACCGGGTGCTGTACTCCGGTCTCAGAGAACGGAATTTTTCCGGAATTGCCCTTCTGAATGATGTTGTTGATACGTTGCCGCGTATGCCATAG
- a CDS encoding transposase, which produces MFTIPQELRKIIFSDRMLIKIMMDCASKAAVEVLQSKGVDAVPGILLVVHTFGRDLKFNPHVHMLMTEGGLTSSNQWVDIPFLPYGLLRKKWQYYLLTEIKASLPQTKENVRFIDYLFKSQRNGFYVNGKSKMTSARHAARYIGRYMARPALAEHKITNYDGEEVTFWYIDHKTEVKVTEAIPAKEFIQRLIDHIPLKGFKMVAIMGYILDVQKQSR; this is translated from the coding sequence GTGTTTACCATTCCACAAGAACTCCGAAAGATAATTTTTAGTGATCGTATGCTGATCAAGATTATGATGGATTGTGCTTCAAAAGCGGCTGTGGAAGTACTTCAAAGTAAAGGAGTTGATGCTGTTCCGGGAATTCTATTAGTTGTCCATACGTTTGGAAGAGATCTTAAGTTTAATCCGCATGTCCATATGTTAATGACAGAAGGAGGATTAACATCTTCCAATCAGTGGGTTGATATTCCATTTTTGCCATATGGTCTGCTTAGAAAAAAATGGCAATATTATTTGCTGACTGAAATAAAGGCTAGCTTGCCGCAAACAAAAGAAAATGTAAGATTCATAGATTACCTGTTTAAAAGCCAACGTAATGGTTTTTATGTAAATGGTAAAAGCAAGATGACATCAGCAAGACATGCAGCTCGATATATTGGTCGCTATATGGCTCGTCCAGCATTGGCAGAGCACAAGATAACGAATTACGATGGTGAGGAAGTAACATTTTGGTATATTGATCATAAAACAGAAGTTAAAGTTACCGAAGCGATTCCAGCCAAAGAGTTCATACAACGATTAATTGACCATATCCCGCTAAAGGGATTCAAGATGGTCGCCATTATGGGTTATATTCTCGACGTACAAAAACAATCGCGATAG
- a CDS encoding PIN domain-containing protein, which produces MSKGYILDANVLFSAFISGKELYTLLFSEHTMYLPDFAFLELEKYRKRILKKTKLREEEFQEFVLV; this is translated from the coding sequence ATGAGCAAGGGATATATCCTTGATGCAAATGTGCTGTTCAGTGCCTTTATTAGCGGCAAGGAACTTTATACACTGCTCTTTTCGGAGCATACGATGTATCTTCCCGATTTTGCTTTTCTGGAGCTTGAAAAATACAGAAAGCGTATCCTGAAGAAAACCAAGCTTCGAGAGGAAGAGTTCCAGGAATTTGTTCTTGTATAG